The nucleotide window GAGGGAGACCCGCACTGATTAAACAGAGAGGGAACGAAGACTCTCTCTCTGGCAGAAAAAAACCTGCGGTAGTGGGGATAGACCCAGCGACGCCACCCCTCTAAAAACCGAAAGAATATCGACAGAGGGTGAAAAGAAGGCGGAGCAACGTGGGAGAGGGGATGAAAAATTTTTGGACTGTTTTTGTGAGAGCTTGTCTCCCGTTTCAAGCCACAGTGCGAGTGCCAGTCAGTTGAGCTGAGATTCGTGGTCGTGGTGTCACTCTTTCCGACAAACTGTTCGCGAATCTTTGGGAGCGTTCGGGGAAGACGTACTCGCGCTGCACGGGGAACGGTTGCGGGGATTTTGCACGTGGTTCGTGACATTCTCAGTAACGGTGACATTATTATTAGAGTGATATACAGTTTTCCATTAAATTCTCCTAGGATAACTGTGACTTTGGTTCAAGTGATACAAAGTTACCCATTAAATTCGCAAAGTATAACTCAGGGTGACTTTGGTTTGAAGTGATACTTAGTAAGCTATTAAAGTTTCCAAGATATACAGCTTGGTGACATTATTTTGAAGAGTGATCCACAGttgaaattatatatataatatagccGATTGAATTCTCCAAGTATATTGGTGAAATTATATTGAAGTGATATACAGTGGGCTATTAAAGTTTCCAAGATATACAGCTTGGTGACATTATTTTGAAGAGTGATCCACAGttgaaattatatatatatagccgaTTGAATTCTCCAAGTATATTGGTGAAATTATATTGAAGTGATATACAGTGGGCTATTAAATTCTCCAAGAGTATAATACAAATTTGACAGCGGTTAAAGTGATGccctattgatattatattcagAAGCCTATTGAAGTATATTGATGACATTACAGTATATTGAAGTGATATACAGTTATTCAGTAGGCTATTAAATACTTCAAGTTTTGACACCCTGGTGAAACTGTGCGGagacaaataatatattgacaTACTACAACTTTGTGTACGGAATGTGGTTGACCATTTAATTCAGTAGGATTtcgaatattttcaaaataacggTGACATTTAATTTGTTGAAGTTATACACAGTTTGCTATCATATTCAGTATAGTGAGACATAGTTGAAATCCACAACAGGTTGTGAGCGAAATATAGTTGACAATTTGAAACCATAACAAGTTCAGTGATAAATAGTTGAAATCCACGACAGGTTGTGTTCAAGATATAGTTGAAAGTTTGGAAAAATAACATCAAGTAAAGTGATAAATAGTTGATTTACTATAACAAGTTGATAGAGTTGTACAATAATTGATGTGGTTAAATTTTGTGGATTATGTTTGAAACTTGTGATGAAATAGTTATGAAACTTGCTGTATTTTGAAATGGTTTAGTGAGcgtatgaattgaaatttgttgtgCTATGGGTTTTTGAATTCACCAGAATATTATACAAAGAAATTTCgtttgaaaaagttatatcgatcattatatcattataaCTGGTGACAGTTGAAAACGTGTGGAGTGAAGTGACTTGATAGTGAACTGGAATTAGAATTTTCAGTGAAGTTGTAAACAATTGCAAGTGATTTAATGTACTATCAAGACTCGAAGCTGTTCCCAACAGGCCTCCCAAAAACCATTATTCAAAAAACTTCATTGATTTACAGCTATCCCTATCTTTGGAAACCTTGTTCCAAGTGAACATAGCCCACTTGTCAATTATCAATTGATTTATTCTAGCTTTCAATAAAGCTTCTAAAGCTTGCTTTGCTTCAAATCTTCTCCTCCAGATTACCAATACATTGCAATACGCCTATATTGTAACAGCTGCAATACAATTGGAGGCACTTCAGTGAACTTTGAACCCTTCTCTTGATAGAAATCATCTTCCTCGAAGTACAGTTCAAAAGCTGTGAACTCCCATTGAACTCTCAAATCCAATACAGCACATGTGATTACATCTATGATTGAAGTGGAGTAGGTCTGAGTAGTTATAGAGCTTGTATTTTGAAGACTCAACGTTCACATTCAACCAgatagaaatattcatcaacAATCTCGGTTGTTTGAAGCTTTCGGTTACCATCTATCGTCTGGAACCTCCGGTGGACTCTGTGATTTCCCAAAACCCCAGTTATTATCCGGAACCTCCGATGACATTCTTCCACCACCGGTGAACCAATTGTACTAATCTTCAATCACCGGTGAACCAGTTGCACCCATCTTCGACCACCGGTGAACCAGTTGCACCCATTTCCGACACCGGTGAACCAGTTGCACCCATTTCCGACACCGGTGACCAGTTGCACCCATCTTCAACCACGGTGAACCAGTTGCACCCATCTTCGACACCGGTGAACCAGTTGCACCCATCTTCAACCACCGGTGAACCGGTTGCGCCCGGCCTCCCGGTGCTTCTATGACGACGGCCTTGTGATGCATCTGCCCTCGGCCTCCTCTCCAACCTCCGCCGCGGCCATGAGCACCGACCTGTTCGCCGGCATCCAGGAAGCCCTGCAGGAGTACCACGGCGAACTGGTTCAAACCGGTTCACCGGCCATCCTTTGCTCGGCGCTGCCGACGCATTGGAGGTCCAACAAATCGCTTCCCGTGGCGTTCAAGGTGGTGGCACTCGATGACGTCATGGACGGGACTGTGGTCACGGTGCGAGCCGGAAACGATGAGAACTTTTGTGCTGAGATGAGAAATTGTACGGCCGTCATGAAGAACCAGGTCGCTAAGTTCAATGATCTCAGATTTGTGGGGCGCAGTGGACGGGGTAAGTTTCAAGATTTTCTCACTGAATATTATGTtcagaataatattgttaatgtGTCTAATTTTGTTTTGTACTGTAGATGTTTTGATGTATTATAGACGTTTGGATGATTTCCGAGTTTTTTGGGTTTCAATTTGGTAGTATAATTGTGAATACTATTCTAGTATCTTCATTAGTTGTATATAATAGTATGGTATCGGTATGGTCGTTGCTGGTATAGATGAATAGAGACAAGATTTATATTCTCTCAAAAAGAGTAATCATTTTCTACTATTATCGCTAGATTTATCCACTGATTTTATCTATTTACAGCCCTTTTCCCCCCCCCCTGGATCAATCATAGCGTACATTGGTATTAACTTTTTGGTCAGGTCTACTCTTATTTATCAGGTGTGATGTAGCCGATAATTTGacatacatttttactttccttgccctattaccataggtaaggaaagtattgctttccgaaaaaaattaggtaccacccaattctaaatttctatacgttccaaggCCCCGGACCCGGAGTCCAAAAGGTGGTTTTTGGGTTTGGTCt belongs to Nilaparvata lugens isolate BPH unplaced genomic scaffold, ASM1435652v1 scaffold7784, whole genome shotgun sequence and includes:
- the LOC120356734 gene encoding segmentation protein Runt-like yields the protein MHLPSASSPTSAAAMSTDLFAGIQEALQEYHGELVQTGSPAILCSALPTHWRSNKSLPVAFKVVALDDVMDGTVVTVRAGNDENFCAEMRNCTAVMKNQVAKFNDLRFVGRSGR